The following proteins come from a genomic window of Dreissena polymorpha isolate Duluth1 chromosome 1, UMN_Dpol_1.0, whole genome shotgun sequence:
- the LOC127873232 gene encoding uncharacterized protein LOC127873232 isoform X2, with protein sequence MKCVRSFAYVDNKEVQILQRLENVNRLERGLDTNIKYKFIFALQNMPDINAVDELEPGDAIVFQYWGIDHEGIVTSVTTDPEDKTLGIVHVIHYAFNFPITRSIKEERFFFDLNQQKISKKGYENVQLYDAATTIKRARARVGEQRHNAFNNTSRHLVEWAKVGNDSRMLEIGAFTESNGLLRLYNAYSWYDLKEGCILEYSYYGIRHQGVVTKVNAQENMVTVAHYGTLGIFSRRTVMKDKLRIDFKTQALRIYRCDPAFNHNAPDVVITKAEQRMGEQNWSILSNTSWMFCLHCLFN encoded by the exons atgaaGTGTGTTAGGTCCTTTGCATACGTGGATAACAAGGAAGTCCAG ATTTTACAACGTCTGGAGAACGTCAACCGTTTGGAGAGAGGATTGGACACAAATATAAAGTACAAGTTCATATTTGCATTACAAAACATGCCGGATATCAACGCTGTTGACGAATTAGAGCCAGGCGATGCAATTGTCTTCCAATACTGGGGTATAGATCATGAAGGTATTGTAACAAGCGTAACAACCGATCCAGAAGACAAAACACTTGGAATTGTTCATGTAATCCATTATGCGTTCAATTTTCCGATTACAAGATCAATCAAAGAGGAGAGATTCTTCTTTGATCTAAACCAGCAAAAAATTTCAAAGAAAGGGTATGAAAATGTGCAGCTATATGATGCAGCGACGACCATTAAAAGAGCAAGAGCGCGCGTTGGCGAACAGCGTCATAATGCTTTCAACAACACATCTCGTCATTTAGTGGAATGGGCAAAGGTTGGAAACGATAGCAGAATGCTTGAAATTGGGGCATTCACAGAAAGCAATGGGCTACTGCGACTGTACAATGCTTACAGTTGGTACGACTTAAAAGAAGGATGCATTCTTGAATACTCATATTACGGAATCCGACACCAAGGCGTGGTGACAAAAGTGAATGCACAAGAAAATATGGTGACCGTTGCCCATTATGGCACGCTTGGCATATTTAGTAGGCGCACCGTCATGAAAGATAAACTACGCATAGATTTCAAAACGCAGGCACTAAGGATATATCGTTGCGACCCTGCGTTCAACCATAATGCACCCGACGTTGTAATAACGAAGGCCGAACAAAGGATGGGCGAGCAAAACTGGAGTATACTGAGCAACACTTCCTGGATGTTCTGTCTTCATTGTCTGTTCAATTAA
- the LOC127873232 gene encoding uncharacterized protein LOC127873232 isoform X1 has translation MKCVRFFAYVDNKEVQILQRLENVNRLERGLDTNIKYKFIFALQNMPDINAVDELEPGDAIVFQYWGIDHEGIVTSVTTDPEDKTLGIVHVIHYAFNFPITRSIKEERFFFDLNQQKISKKGYENVQLYDAATTIKRARARVGEQRHNAFNNTSRHLVEWAKVGNDSRMLEIGAFTESNGLLRLYNAYSWYDLKEGCILEYSYYGIRHQGVVTKVNAQENMVTVAHYGTLGIFSRRTVMKDKLRIDFKTQALRIYRCDPAFNHNAPDVVITKAEQRMGEQNWSILSNTSWMFCLHCLFN, from the exons atgaaGTGTGTTAGGTTCTTTGCATACGTGGATAACAAGGAAGTCCAG ATTTTACAACGTCTGGAGAACGTCAACCGTTTGGAGAGAGGATTGGACACAAATATAAAGTACAAGTTCATATTTGCATTACAAAACATGCCGGATATCAACGCTGTTGACGAATTAGAGCCAGGCGATGCAATTGTCTTCCAATACTGGGGTATAGATCATGAAGGTATTGTAACAAGCGTAACAACCGATCCAGAAGACAAAACACTTGGAATTGTTCATGTAATCCATTATGCGTTCAATTTTCCGATTACAAGATCAATCAAAGAGGAGAGATTCTTCTTTGATCTAAACCAGCAAAAAATTTCAAAGAAAGGGTATGAAAATGTGCAGCTATATGATGCAGCGACGACCATTAAAAGAGCAAGAGCGCGCGTTGGCGAACAGCGTCATAATGCTTTCAACAACACATCTCGTCATTTAGTGGAATGGGCAAAGGTTGGAAACGATAGCAGAATGCTTGAAATTGGGGCATTCACAGAAAGCAATGGGCTACTGCGACTGTACAATGCTTACAGTTGGTACGACTTAAAAGAAGGATGCATTCTTGAATACTCATATTACGGAATCCGACACCAAGGCGTGGTGACAAAAGTGAATGCACAAGAAAATATGGTGACCGTTGCCCATTATGGCACGCTTGGCATATTTAGTAGGCGCACCGTCATGAAAGATAAACTACGCATAGATTTCAAAACGCAGGCACTAAGGATATATCGTTGCGACCCTGCGTTCAACCATAATGCACCCGACGTTGTAATAACGAAGGCCGAACAAAGGATGGGCGAGCAAAACTGGAGTATACTGAGCAACACTTCCTGGATGTTCTGTCTTCATTGTCTGTTCAATTAA